One Paraburkholderia phytofirmans OLGA172 genomic window carries:
- a CDS encoding DUF4870 family protein, with translation MEQSQGNYPPPVYRNAIEPERERSLRTLTHVLYALYAVHWLTGGLTILIAIIINYVKRPDVVGTPYEAHFEWQIRSFWMALLGYAIGGVLLFVVIGIPVLWAVSIWMLYRIIKGWLYLYDNKPLANPRGWF, from the coding sequence ATGGAACAGTCGCAAGGCAATTATCCGCCGCCGGTCTACCGCAACGCGATCGAACCCGAGCGCGAACGCAGTCTGCGCACGCTCACGCATGTGCTGTACGCGCTATATGCGGTCCATTGGCTGACGGGTGGTCTGACGATTCTGATCGCGATCATCATCAACTATGTGAAGCGGCCCGATGTGGTGGGAACGCCATATGAAGCGCATTTCGAGTGGCAGATCCGCTCGTTCTGGATGGCCTTGCTGGGTTATGCGATCGGCGGCGTGCTGCTGTTCGTGGTGATCGGCATTCCGGTTTTGTGGGCCGTCAGCATCTGGATGTTGTACCGTATTATCAAGGGTTGGCTGTATCTGTACGATAACAAGCCGCTTGCGAATCCGCGTGGCTGGTTTTGA
- a CDS encoding cytochrome b, protein MAIEHEVETTGLAGWIDRRFPMTSTWKKHVSEYYAPKNFNFWYFFGSLALLVLVNQIVTGIFLTMNYKPDATLAFSSVEYIMREVPWGWLIRYMHSTGASMFFVVVYLHMFRGLMYGSYRKPRELVWIFGCAIFLCLMAEAFFGYLLPWGQMSFWGAQVIVNLFSAIPFIGPDLSLWIRGDYVVSDVTLNRFFAFHVIAIPLVLIGLVVAHLVALHEVGSNNPDGIEIKAKKGPDGIPLDGIPFHPYYSVHDFMGVSVFLIIFAAIIFFAPEMGGYFLEANNFIPANSLQTPQEIAPVWYFTAFYAMLRATTDPFKIVLMIIVALLGLVALVRARGKWKLGLPVLAVLVVLAMAFTESKFWGVVVMGSAVISLFFLPWLDRSPVKSIRYRPFFHKVFYGIFVLAFLTLGFLGTKPPSPASTLIAQVCALIYFAFFLGMPVWTRLGTFKQPPERVRFKPH, encoded by the coding sequence ATGGCGATCGAACACGAAGTAGAGACGACCGGTCTGGCCGGCTGGATCGACCGCCGTTTTCCCATGACGTCCACTTGGAAAAAGCACGTTTCCGAGTACTACGCGCCGAAGAACTTCAACTTCTGGTACTTCTTCGGTTCGCTCGCGCTGCTGGTGCTGGTCAATCAGATCGTCACCGGCATCTTCCTCACGATGAACTACAAGCCCGACGCGACGCTCGCGTTCTCGTCGGTCGAGTACATCATGCGCGAGGTGCCGTGGGGCTGGCTGATCCGGTATATGCACTCCACGGGCGCGTCGATGTTCTTCGTCGTCGTGTATCTGCACATGTTCCGCGGGCTGATGTACGGCTCGTACCGCAAGCCGCGCGAACTGGTGTGGATCTTCGGCTGCGCGATCTTTCTGTGCCTGATGGCTGAGGCGTTCTTTGGCTACCTGCTGCCGTGGGGCCAGATGTCGTTCTGGGGCGCACAGGTGATCGTGAACCTGTTCTCGGCAATTCCGTTCATCGGGCCGGATCTGTCGCTGTGGATTCGTGGCGACTACGTCGTCTCGGACGTGACGCTGAACCGCTTCTTCGCGTTTCACGTGATCGCGATTCCGCTGGTGCTGATCGGACTGGTGGTTGCTCACCTGGTGGCGCTGCATGAAGTGGGTTCGAACAACCCCGACGGCATCGAGATCAAGGCGAAGAAGGGCCCGGATGGCATTCCGCTCGACGGCATTCCGTTCCACCCGTACTACTCCGTGCACGACTTCATGGGCGTCTCGGTGTTTCTGATCATTTTCGCCGCGATCATTTTTTTCGCACCGGAAATGGGTGGGTACTTCCTTGAAGCAAACAACTTCATTCCCGCCAATTCGTTGCAAACGCCGCAGGAAATTGCGCCAGTGTGGTACTTCACGGCGTTCTATGCGATGCTGCGCGCCACCACCGATCCATTCAAGATCGTGCTGATGATCATCGTCGCGCTGCTCGGCCTCGTTGCCCTGGTGCGCGCACGCGGCAAGTGGAAGCTCGGCTTGCCGGTGCTCGCGGTGCTGGTGGTGCTGGCCATGGCGTTCACCGAATCGAAGTTCTGGGGCGTGGTGGTGATGGGCAGCGCGGTGATCTCATTGTTCTTCCTGCCGTGGCTCGACCGCTCGCCGGTGAAGTCGATCCGTTACCGGCCGTTTTTTCACAAGGTGTTCTACGGGATCTTCGTGCTCGCTTTCCTGACGTTGGGCTTCCTCGGCACCAAACCGCCGTCGCCCGCCTCGACGTTGATTGCTCAGGTGTGTGCGCTGATCTACTTCGCGTTTTTCCTCGGTATGCCCGTCTGGACGCGGCTTGGCACGTTCAAGCAGCCGCCCGAGCGGGTGCGGTTCAAGCCCCACTAA
- a CDS encoding Nif3-like dinuclear metal center hexameric protein produces MDRIELELYLNNLLETARFKDYCPNGLQVEGRRKINKLATGVTASVAFLEAALDWGADAVLVHHGYFWRNEAPQITGRKHARLKLLIANDLNLFAYHLPLDDHPEFGNNAQIGQKMGWISDARFGENDLGWLATFPMPITLAHFTAQVEHTLGRTPLVFGDPDRELRRVGWCTGAAQGMFDAAINAGADVYLTGEVSESVMHTSAESGVAFLAAGHHATERFGVQAVGKHLSEQFDIEHLYIDIPNPV; encoded by the coding sequence ATGGATCGGATCGAACTTGAATTGTACTTGAACAATCTCCTTGAAACCGCGCGCTTCAAGGACTATTGCCCCAACGGATTGCAGGTCGAAGGGCGCCGCAAGATCAATAAGCTCGCGACCGGTGTGACGGCTTCAGTGGCCTTCCTCGAGGCCGCGCTCGACTGGGGCGCGGACGCGGTGCTGGTCCATCACGGCTACTTCTGGCGCAACGAGGCGCCGCAGATCACCGGCCGCAAACACGCGCGGCTGAAGCTGCTGATCGCCAACGACCTGAACCTGTTCGCCTATCACCTGCCGCTCGACGACCATCCCGAGTTCGGCAACAACGCGCAGATCGGCCAGAAGATGGGCTGGATCAGCGACGCGCGCTTCGGCGAGAACGATCTCGGCTGGCTCGCCACGTTCCCGATGCCGATCACGCTCGCGCACTTCACCGCGCAAGTCGAGCACACGCTCGGCCGCACGCCGCTCGTGTTCGGCGACCCGGATCGCGAACTGCGCCGCGTGGGCTGGTGCACGGGCGCCGCGCAAGGCATGTTCGACGCCGCAATCAACGCGGGCGCCGACGTCTACCTGACCGGCGAAGTGTCGGAGTCGGTGATGCATACCTCGGCGGAAAGCGGGGTGGCGTTCCTCGCGGCCGGCCACCACGCCACGGAGCGCTTCGGCGTGCAGGCGGTGGGCAAACATCTGTCCGAGCAGTTCGATATCGAACACCTGTATATCGATATCCCGAATCCCGTTTGA
- the hisA gene encoding 1-(5-phosphoribosyl)-5-[(5-phosphoribosylamino)methylideneamino]imidazole-4-carboxamide isomerase, translated as MLLIPAIDLKDGHCVRLKQGDMDQATIFSEEPAAMARHWVDRGARRLHLVDLNGAFAGKPKNEDAIRAIIEEVGGEIPVQLGGGIRDLNTIERYLDDGLSYVIIGTAAVKNPGFLQDACTAFGGHIIVGLDAKDGKVATDGWSKLTGHEVADLARKFEDYGCESIIYTDIGRDGMLQGINIEATVRLARAVKIPVIASGGLSNLADIESLCEVEDEGIEGVICGRAIYSGDLDFAAAQTLADRLRESDDA; from the coding sequence ATGCTGCTGATTCCCGCCATCGACCTGAAAGATGGTCACTGTGTACGCCTCAAACAGGGCGATATGGACCAGGCGACGATATTTTCCGAGGAACCGGCGGCGATGGCCCGGCATTGGGTCGACCGCGGCGCCCGGCGTCTGCACCTCGTCGACCTGAATGGCGCGTTCGCCGGCAAGCCGAAAAATGAAGACGCGATCCGCGCGATCATCGAGGAAGTAGGGGGCGAGATTCCCGTCCAGCTGGGCGGCGGCATCCGTGACCTGAACACGATCGAGCGCTATCTGGACGACGGTCTGTCGTACGTCATCATCGGCACGGCTGCGGTAAAGAATCCGGGCTTCCTGCAGGATGCGTGCACGGCTTTCGGCGGCCATATCATCGTCGGGCTGGATGCGAAAGACGGCAAGGTTGCCACCGACGGCTGGAGCAAGCTGACCGGCCATGAAGTGGCCGATCTGGCGCGCAAGTTCGAGGATTACGGCTGCGAGTCGATCATCTACACCGACATCGGCCGCGACGGCATGCTGCAAGGCATCAACATCGAAGCGACGGTGCGTCTCGCACGCGCGGTGAAGATTCCGGTGATTGCGAGCGGCGGTTTGTCGAACCTCGCGGACATCGAGTCGCTGTGCGAAGTCGAGGACGAAGGCATCGAAGGCGTGATCTGCGGCCGGGCGATCTACTCGGGCGATCTGGACTTCGCGGCTGCGCAGACGCTCGCGGACCGGCTGCGCGAATCGGACGACGCTTAG
- the petA gene encoding ubiquinol-cytochrome c reductase iron-sulfur subunit, translating into MRDKEDERVDGGRRTWLIATTVAGGIGGVATVVPFVSSFAPSEKAKAAGAPVEVDISDLKPGDMKTVAWRGKPVWIINRTDRMLADVQKADNEVADPHTTNPFSMPLPEYCNNEFRSRTDHKNLFVAVAVCTHLGCTPTPRFQEGAQPNLPDDWPGGFLCPCHGSTYDMAGRVFKNKPAPQNLDIPPYMFTSATGLVIGKDEKGEA; encoded by the coding sequence ATGCGAGACAAGGAAGATGAACGCGTCGACGGCGGCCGCCGTACCTGGCTGATAGCGACGACCGTAGCAGGTGGCATAGGAGGCGTTGCCACTGTCGTACCCTTTGTTAGTTCGTTTGCACCATCTGAAAAGGCCAAGGCGGCAGGCGCCCCGGTCGAAGTCGATATCAGTGATCTCAAGCCCGGCGACATGAAGACCGTCGCTTGGCGCGGTAAGCCGGTGTGGATCATCAACCGCACCGACAGAATGCTCGCTGACGTCCAGAAAGCCGATAACGAAGTAGCGGATCCCCACACCACGAATCCCTTTTCGATGCCGTTGCCGGAGTACTGCAACAACGAATTCCGTTCGCGCACCGACCACAAGAACCTTTTCGTCGCCGTCGCCGTGTGCACCCATCTGGGCTGTACGCCGACGCCGCGCTTCCAGGAGGGCGCGCAGCCCAATCTTCCCGACGACTGGCCAGGCGGCTTCCTGTGCCCTTGCCACGGCTCGACCTATGACATGGCCGGCCGCGTCTTCAAGAACAAACCTGCGCCGCAGAACCTCGACATCCCGCCCTACATGTTCACGTCGGCCACCGGCCTCGTGATCGGCAAGGACGAGAAAGGAGAAGCGTAA
- the tatB gene encoding Sec-independent protein translocase protein TatB translates to MLDLGLTKMALIGVVALVVLGPERLPRVARTAGALFGRAQRYINDVKAEVTREIELDELRRMKTEFEAAASNVETSVQENLRKHEAELNDAWNSGTSVSPSIAGGALEDVSNSPWQTSTPPAGPKRKNWRVKQTAMPTWYKRATTRRTRVQSGAARVARHTPASMRRPTRFF, encoded by the coding sequence ATGCTGGACCTCGGTCTAACCAAGATGGCGCTGATCGGCGTCGTCGCGCTGGTCGTACTCGGGCCTGAGCGCCTGCCTCGCGTCGCCCGCACGGCCGGCGCGCTGTTCGGCCGCGCGCAGCGGTATATCAACGACGTGAAGGCCGAGGTCACCCGCGAAATCGAACTCGACGAATTGCGTCGCATGAAAACCGAGTTCGAAGCGGCGGCGAGCAACGTCGAAACCAGCGTTCAGGAGAATCTGCGCAAGCATGAAGCCGAGCTGAACGACGCGTGGAATAGCGGCACGTCGGTGTCGCCGAGCATTGCCGGCGGCGCGCTTGAGGATGTCAGCAATTCGCCGTGGCAGACCAGCACGCCACCGGCAGGCCCCAAACGCAAGAACTGGCGCGTCAAGCAGACCGCCATGCCCACCTGGTACAAGCGCGCCACCACGCGCCGCACGCGCGTGCAGTCGGGTGCGGCGCGCGTGGCGCGGCATACGCCGGCCTCCATGCGTCGTCCGACGCGGTTCTTCTGA
- the hisF gene encoding imidazole glycerol phosphate synthase subunit HisF yields the protein MALAKRIIPCLDVTAGRVVKGVNFVELRDAGDPVEIARRYDDQGADELTFLDITATSDQRDLILPIIEAVASQVFIPLTVGGGVRAVEDVRRLLNAGADKISMNSSAVANPQLVRDATDKYGSQCIVVAIDAKRVSADGEAPRWEVFTHGGRKATGLEAVEWARKMAELGAGEILLTSMDRDGTKSGFDLALTRAVSDAVSIPVIASGGVGSLQHLADGIKSGHADAVLAASIFHYGEHTVGEAKRFMADQGISVRL from the coding sequence ATGGCTCTAGCTAAACGCATCATCCCTTGTCTCGACGTCACGGCTGGACGCGTGGTCAAGGGCGTCAACTTCGTCGAACTGCGCGACGCCGGCGATCCGGTCGAAATCGCGCGCCGCTACGACGATCAGGGCGCCGACGAACTGACCTTCCTCGACATTACCGCCACCTCCGATCAGCGCGATCTGATCCTGCCGATCATCGAAGCAGTCGCCTCTCAGGTGTTTATTCCGCTGACGGTCGGCGGTGGCGTGCGCGCTGTCGAGGACGTGCGGCGGCTGCTCAACGCGGGCGCGGACAAGATCAGCATGAATTCGTCGGCGGTCGCGAATCCGCAACTCGTGCGCGACGCGACGGACAAATACGGCTCGCAATGCATCGTCGTCGCCATCGACGCGAAGCGCGTCTCCGCGGACGGCGAGGCGCCGCGCTGGGAAGTCTTCACGCACGGCGGGCGCAAGGCCACCGGCCTCGAAGCCGTCGAATGGGCGCGCAAGATGGCCGAACTGGGCGCGGGCGAAATCCTGCTGACCAGCATGGACCGCGACGGCACCAAGAGCGGCTTCGACCTTGCGCTCACGCGCGCGGTGTCCGACGCGGTGTCGATCCCGGTGATCGCCTCGGGCGGCGTCGGCTCGCTGCAGCATCTGGCCGACGGTATCAAGAGCGGCCATGCGGACGCGGTGCTGGCCGCCAGCATCTTCCACTACGGCGAGCACACGGTGGGCGAGGCCAAGCGCTTCATGGCCGATCAAGGCATTTCGGTGAGGTTGTGA
- the tatA gene encoding Sec-independent protein translocase subunit TatA — protein sequence MGSLSIWHWLIVLLIVALVFGTKKLRNIGTDLGGAVKGFKEGMKEAETPPGEAQQRELPRNGTVDVDAKEKTPRSGDYR from the coding sequence ATGGGTTCGTTGAGCATTTGGCATTGGCTGATCGTGTTGCTGATCGTGGCGCTCGTGTTCGGCACGAAGAAGCTGCGCAATATCGGCACCGATCTGGGTGGCGCGGTGAAGGGCTTCAAGGAAGGCATGAAGGAAGCCGAAACGCCTCCAGGTGAAGCGCAGCAGCGCGAACTGCCGCGCAATGGCACGGTAGATGTGGATGCGAAGGAAAAGACGCCACGTTCCGGCGATTACCGCTAA
- a CDS encoding histidine triad nucleotide-binding protein, whose amino-acid sequence MSHDPNCLFCKIAAGEIPSTKVHEDEEFVAFRDIRPAAETHVLVIPRKHVATLSNCTESEAPLLGRMLVLVARLAEQLGVAYTGGDSGFRTVINTGPGGGQEVYHLHAHILAGPRPWQRMG is encoded by the coding sequence ATGAGTCACGACCCGAACTGCCTTTTCTGCAAGATCGCCGCCGGCGAGATTCCGTCGACTAAAGTCCATGAAGACGAAGAGTTTGTTGCCTTCCGCGACATCCGCCCGGCAGCGGAAACGCATGTGCTGGTGATTCCTCGCAAGCACGTCGCCACGCTGTCGAATTGCACCGAAAGCGAGGCTCCGCTGCTTGGTAGAATGCTTGTTCTGGTAGCGCGTCTGGCCGAGCAGCTGGGCGTGGCGTACACCGGTGGCGACAGCGGTTTTCGCACGGTCATCAATACGGGGCCGGGCGGCGGGCAAGAGGTATATCACCTGCACGCACACATCCTCGCAGGGCCGCGTCCGTGGCAGCGAATGGGCTGA
- the hisI gene encoding phosphoribosyl-AMP cyclohydrolase, whose translation MVNPSAVDWLDKVRWDANGLVPVIAQEASSNDVLMFAWMNREALAKTVETGRAVYFSRSRQRLWFKGEESGHVQHVHEVRLDCDEDVVLLKVEQVSGIACHTGRHSCFFQKFEGTVEDGGWATVDPVLKDPEHIYK comes from the coding sequence GTGGTGAATCCCTCTGCAGTAGATTGGCTCGACAAGGTCCGGTGGGACGCGAACGGCCTCGTGCCGGTGATCGCGCAGGAAGCGTCGAGCAACGACGTGCTGATGTTCGCGTGGATGAACCGCGAAGCACTGGCGAAAACCGTCGAAACCGGCCGCGCGGTGTACTTCTCGCGCTCGCGCCAGCGCCTGTGGTTCAAAGGTGAAGAATCCGGCCACGTGCAGCATGTGCATGAAGTGCGGCTCGATTGCGACGAAGACGTCGTGTTGCTGAAGGTCGAGCAGGTGTCGGGCATTGCGTGCCACACCGGCCGCCACTCGTGTTTTTTCCAGAAATTCGAAGGCACGGTTGAAGATGGCGGCTGGGCCACCGTCGATCCCGTGTTGAAAGACCCCGAACACATTTACAAATGA
- a CDS encoding Do family serine endopeptidase produces the protein MLRRFWLFFAQAVTVLLALMFIIATLKPQWLQRQGQFGKQLAEPIVALREVAPGIGTGPAQASYADAAQKAMPAVVNVFSSKDGSLPPDPRAKDPLFRYFFGDKNKGKQQEQPASNLGSGVIVSSEGYILTNQHVVDGADQIEIALADGRTTNAKVIGVDPETDLAVLKVNMTNLPTITLGRMDQTRVGDVVLAIGNPFGVGQTVTMGIVSALGRNHLGINTFENFIQTDAAINPGNSGGALVDVNGNLLGINTAIYSRSGGSLGIGFAIPVSTARSVLESIITTGSVTRGWIGVEPQDVTPEIAESFGLEQKSGAIVAGVLKNGPADRAGIKPGDILVSVNGQEITDTTRLLNVIAQIKPGTAAKVHLVRKSHEMDLEVTIGKRPPPPKQPAEDNGGGDQQDDDGG, from the coding sequence ATGCTTAGACGCTTTTGGCTGTTCTTTGCCCAAGCGGTGACTGTGCTGTTGGCGCTGATGTTCATCATTGCGACCCTCAAACCGCAGTGGCTCCAGCGTCAAGGGCAATTCGGCAAGCAGCTCGCCGAACCGATCGTCGCCCTTAGGGAAGTAGCGCCAGGCATCGGCACTGGCCCAGCACAGGCGTCCTATGCAGACGCCGCGCAAAAGGCCATGCCCGCGGTCGTCAATGTGTTCTCCAGCAAGGATGGCTCACTGCCGCCCGATCCGCGCGCGAAAGATCCGTTGTTCCGTTACTTCTTTGGCGACAAGAACAAAGGCAAGCAGCAGGAGCAACCCGCGTCGAATCTCGGCTCGGGGGTGATAGTGAGTTCGGAAGGTTACATTCTAACGAACCAGCACGTCGTGGACGGGGCCGATCAGATCGAAATCGCGCTCGCCGACGGCCGCACCACCAATGCCAAGGTGATCGGCGTCGATCCCGAGACCGACCTGGCCGTGCTGAAGGTCAACATGACCAACCTGCCCACCATCACGCTCGGCCGCATGGACCAGACACGCGTGGGCGACGTGGTGCTGGCAATCGGTAATCCGTTCGGCGTCGGCCAGACAGTGACCATGGGCATTGTCAGCGCGCTCGGGCGCAATCACCTCGGTATCAACACCTTCGAAAACTTCATTCAGACCGACGCGGCCATCAACCCCGGCAACTCCGGCGGCGCTCTGGTCGACGTGAACGGCAATCTCCTGGGGATCAATACCGCCATCTATTCGCGCTCGGGCGGCTCGCTCGGCATCGGCTTTGCGATTCCTGTCTCGACCGCGCGCAGCGTGCTGGAGAGCATCATCACGACGGGCTCGGTCACGCGCGGCTGGATCGGCGTGGAGCCGCAGGACGTGACGCCGGAAATCGCCGAATCGTTTGGGCTTGAGCAGAAGTCGGGCGCGATTGTCGCAGGCGTCCTGAAGAACGGACCGGCCGACCGTGCGGGCATCAAGCCCGGCGACATCCTCGTGAGCGTGAATGGCCAGGAGATCACCGACACCACGCGTCTGTTGAATGTCATCGCGCAGATCAAGCCGGGCACGGCTGCGAAGGTTCATCTGGTGCGCAAGAGCCACGAGATGGATCTGGAGGTGACGATCGGCAAGCGCCCGCCTCCACCGAAGCAACCGGCCGAGGACAACGGCGGCGGCGATCAGCAGGACGACGACGGCGGTTGA
- a CDS encoding phosphoribosyl-ATP diphosphatase — protein MTQSTQSTEPSSSTNDTLLRLAAVIDSRKGGDPDVSYVSRLFHKGDDAVLKKIGEEATEVVLAAKDARHGGAPKALVGEVADLWFHCLVMLSHFDLSPADVLAELERREGLSGIEEKALRKSREREENGD, from the coding sequence ATGACGCAATCCACGCAATCCACGGAACCCTCTTCGTCCACGAACGACACGCTGCTGCGCCTTGCGGCCGTCATCGACAGCCGCAAGGGCGGCGATCCGGACGTCTCATACGTGTCGCGCCTGTTCCACAAAGGCGATGACGCAGTGCTCAAGAAGATCGGCGAAGAGGCCACCGAAGTCGTGCTGGCCGCCAAAGACGCGCGCCACGGCGGCGCGCCGAAAGCGCTGGTCGGCGAAGTGGCGGACCTCTGGTTTCACTGCCTCGTGATGCTGTCGCATTTCGACCTGAGCCCGGCGGACGTGCTTGCCGAACTCGAGCGCCGTGAAGGCCTGTCGGGCATCGAGGAAAAGGCGCTGCGCAAGAGCCGCGAGCGCGAGGAAAACGGCGACTGA
- a CDS encoding YchE family NAAT transporter yields MDILKSFISLLALINPVGAIPFFMSLTAHQSDVERRRTIRIAAISVFCVVAVTTLLGQQIISFFGISVGSLEVGGGIIMLLMAINMLNAQIGNSRSTAEERDEAEQKDNIAVVPLAIPLLTGPGAISTTIIYAAGSAHWYDRLSLIAIGAVLAAICFFSLRLAEPIARWVGRTGINIGTRLMGLMLSALAVEFIVDGLKALLPNLK; encoded by the coding sequence ATGGATATCCTGAAGTCGTTTATTTCGCTGCTGGCGCTGATCAACCCGGTCGGCGCCATCCCGTTCTTTATGAGCCTGACGGCGCATCAGAGCGACGTCGAGCGGCGCAGAACCATCCGTATCGCGGCGATTTCGGTGTTCTGTGTGGTTGCGGTGACGACGCTGCTCGGACAGCAGATCATCAGCTTCTTTGGCATTTCGGTTGGGTCGCTCGAAGTGGGCGGCGGGATCATCATGCTGCTGATGGCGATCAACATGCTGAACGCCCAGATCGGCAACAGCCGTTCGACGGCGGAAGAGCGCGACGAAGCCGAGCAGAAGGACAACATCGCGGTCGTGCCGCTGGCGATCCCGCTGTTGACGGGCCCAGGCGCGATCAGCACCACGATCATCTACGCGGCCGGCTCGGCTCACTGGTACGACCGGCTGAGCCTGATCGCGATCGGCGCCGTGCTGGCGGCGATCTGCTTTTTTTCGCTGCGCCTCGCTGAACCGATTGCCCGTTGGGTCGGTCGCACGGGTATCAACATCGGTACGCGGCTCATGGGTTTGATGTTATCGGCGCTGGCGGTGGAATTCATCGTCGATGGATTGAAGGCATTGCTGCCTAACTTGAAATGA
- the hisH gene encoding imidazole glycerol phosphate synthase subunit HisH: MKTSIAIVDYGMGNLRSVAQALRKAAPEADVAIVDQPEAIRSADRVVLPGQGAMPDCMRSLAESGLQEAVIEASRNKPLMGVCVGEQMLFDWSAEGDTPGLGLLPGKVLRFDLEGQVQDDGSRFKVPQMGWNRVRQAQPHPLWDGVADNAFFYFVHSYYVVPDNAAHTSGETVYGVPFTSAVARDNIFATQFHPEKSAEAGLRVYRNFVHWNP; the protein is encoded by the coding sequence ATGAAAACTTCGATAGCGATTGTGGATTACGGAATGGGCAACCTGCGCTCGGTGGCCCAGGCATTGCGCAAAGCCGCGCCGGAAGCGGACGTGGCGATCGTCGATCAGCCCGAAGCGATCCGTTCGGCCGACCGCGTGGTGCTGCCCGGCCAGGGCGCCATGCCCGACTGCATGCGCAGTCTGGCCGAATCCGGCCTGCAGGAAGCGGTCATCGAGGCCTCGCGCAACAAGCCGCTGATGGGCGTGTGCGTCGGCGAGCAGATGTTGTTCGACTGGAGCGCCGAGGGCGATACGCCGGGCTTGGGCCTGTTGCCCGGCAAGGTGCTGCGCTTCGACCTGGAAGGCCAGGTGCAGGACGACGGCTCGCGCTTCAAGGTCCCGCAAATGGGCTGGAACCGCGTGCGCCAGGCGCAGCCGCATCCGTTGTGGGACGGCGTCGCGGATAATGCGTTCTTCTACTTCGTGCACAGCTATTACGTCGTGCCGGACAACGCCGCCCATACGTCGGGCGAAACGGTGTACGGTGTACCCTTTACCTCGGCGGTGGCGCGGGATAACATCTTCGCGACCCAATTCCACCCGGAAAAGAGCGCCGAAGCGGGGCTGCGCGTGTATCGCAACTTCGTGCACTGGAATCCGTGA
- the tatC gene encoding twin-arginine translocase subunit TatC produces MSDPQQTQDEGTEETFISHLVELRDRIIRAGLAVIVVFVGLVYWAPDIFRLLARPLMQNLPKDGKMIVTDVTGSFFVPMKVTMMVAFVIALPVVLYQIWAFVAPGLYQHEKKLVGPLVGSSYTLFLCGMAFAYFVVFPTIFRVMAHYNAPLGAEMNTDIDNYLSFVLTMFLAFGVTFEVPIVVVLLVRMNVLTIKKLREIRPYVIVGAFVISAVVTPPDVFSQLILAIPLIVLYEAGIIAARLIVGKQKPVIADDSPPG; encoded by the coding sequence GTGAGCGACCCCCAGCAAACCCAGGACGAAGGCACTGAAGAGACCTTCATTTCCCACCTCGTTGAATTGCGCGACCGTATCATCCGCGCCGGCCTTGCCGTCATCGTGGTGTTTGTCGGGCTCGTATATTGGGCGCCGGACATCTTCCGGCTGCTGGCGCGGCCCTTGATGCAGAATCTGCCGAAGGACGGCAAGATGATCGTCACCGACGTCACCGGCTCGTTCTTCGTGCCGATGAAGGTGACCATGATGGTCGCCTTCGTGATCGCGCTGCCGGTCGTGCTGTACCAGATCTGGGCGTTCGTCGCGCCGGGTTTGTACCAGCATGAGAAGAAGCTGGTCGGGCCGCTGGTGGGCAGCAGCTACACGCTGTTCCTGTGCGGCATGGCGTTCGCGTACTTCGTGGTGTTTCCGACCATCTTCCGCGTGATGGCGCACTACAACGCGCCGCTGGGCGCGGAGATGAACACCGATATCGACAACTACCTGAGCTTCGTGCTGACCATGTTCCTCGCGTTCGGCGTGACGTTCGAAGTGCCGATTGTCGTGGTGCTGCTGGTCCGCATGAACGTGCTGACCATCAAGAAGCTCAGGGAGATCCGTCCGTATGTGATCGTGGGCGCGTTCGTGATTTCGGCTGTGGTGACGCCGCCGGACGTGTTCTCGCAGCTGATTCTGGCGATTCCGCTGATCGTGCTGTACGAGGCGGGCATCATCGCGGCGCGGTTGATTGTTGGCAAGCAGAAACCTGTGATTGCGGACGACAGTCCGCCGGGTTGA